In the Octopus bimaculoides isolate UCB-OBI-ISO-001 chromosome 7, ASM119413v2, whole genome shotgun sequence genome, taccacatatatcacaatggaatggtttctcccctgtgtgTATACGTCTATGTCGAGATAACTGACCACTTGCAGAGAATGTTTTATGACAGATATCACAgagatatggtttctctcctgtgtggatTCGTTTGTGGGCAGATAAATTACCTGGActagaaaatgttttaccacacGTATCacaactatttttttcatttgtgtgaatatgtttatggGAAGAAAGGTTACTATTCTGAGAGAAAgtcttaccacagatatcacagcgatatggtttttctcctgtgtgaacacGTCTATGTTCAGATAACTGGCCACTTTGAGAGAATGCTTTGTCACAGAAATtacagcgatatggtttctctcctgtgtgaatacgtttgtgtcggCACAAATGAGAACTTCTAGAAAATgtttcaccacagatatcacatcgataaggtttctcacctgtgtgaatacgtttgtgttcagACAAATGACCTTtctgagagaatgttttaccacaggtatcacagtgatatggtctttcccctgtatgaatacgtatgtgttgAGAGAGCAAGCTACTTGTAGAGAACCATTTACTGCAAACCTCACAGTGATACTGCTTTGACATTGAATGAATTAACTtatgttgaattaaattttttctgGCAATGAATACTTTGCCACATACATCACAAGGGTAGGATTTCTTCCTAGTAATTTTCTGTGTCTCAATTGCTAATTCAGTATTCTCAGTTTGTGACCCACTGTCCACCTGCTTTCCATTCAATTTCActtccataattttattttaatcttttcaattctatctttttttcttgataatttaTAAGATGAAAaaagactttcaaatatatttattagaatagAATCTTGTTAGTAATAACCAGCAACTAAAAGACTCTTAAATTTGCTCCAATTATCCAGATATTAgtctatacatcatcatcatcagcgtttaacgtccatcttccatacatacatgtaagttaAGGCTTCACAGCAAATCTTCAAGTTTAATCTGTACAGAAAATCTTCCAGtaaatatgtttcaaaatgtttatacAAAATCTTAATTTCAAGGAAATATTCTATATCCATTCAACCTAAAGTTATTTTTAATCTTCAAAAGTTGATAAATGTCATCAgataatctgaaataaaaaggCAACATAAGGGACAGTGAAGTGTTAACATGAATATTATTGGAGAGGAAATATTTCACTATAAATAAGAACGGCAagtgatggcaaacttggtagtgaTGGAAGCTCTATAgtgcaaaaaaaaatcaaatagcaTTTCAAacctatgtaagtatatgtgtgtgtatataaaagggagtcatgtgaatgtgtgtgcaatggaagtgggatggtgaacattcaaggctgaaaagaaaaatcaaacagcatatttcaacactgtgtgagtatatgtgtgcatgtacaatcgAAGTtatgtgaatgtttgcatgtgtgataATTATGTATCTACAGTTAGCCATCGTTTTTGACAGCACGGGgtcagttagtatatatatatatgtgtgtaacaattagaaaatggaggataatatgctgaacccaactacttgcagacggtgtatacagttgaattcattaatttaattcatagcaaaagtgacaaaaaggaagaaaagaaaaagaaagaaagaaccaaagcacaggtgtccatggcagactatgttattttgccaacatggtttacataNNNNNNNNNNNNNNNNNNNNNNNNNNNNNNNNNNNNNNNNNNNNNNNNNNNNNNNNNNNNNNNNNNNNNNNNNNNNNNNNNNNNNNNNNNNNNNNNNNNNNNNNNNNNNNNNNNNNNNNNNNNNNNNNNNNNNNNNNNNNNNNNNNNNNNNNNNNNNNNNNNNNNNNNNNNNNNNNNNNNNNNNNNNNNNNNNNNNNNNNNNNNNNNNNNNNNNNNNNNNNNNNNNNNNNNNNNNNNNNNNNNNNNNNNNNNNNNNNNNNNNNNNNNNNNNNNNNNNNNNNNNNNNNNNNNNNNNNNNNNNNNNNNNNNNNNNNNNNNNNNNNNNNNNNNNNNNNNNNNNNNNNNNNNNNNNNNNNNNNNNNNNNNNNNNNNNNNNNNNNNNNNNNNNNNNNNNNNNNNNNNNNNNNNNNNNNNNNNNNNNNNNNNNNNNNNNNNNNNNNNNNNNNNNNNNNNNNNNNNNNNNNNNNNNNNNNNNNNNNNNNNNNNNNNNNNNNNNNNNNNNNNNNNNNNNNNNNNNNNNNNNNNNNNNNNNNNNNNNNNNNNNNNNNNNNNNNNNNNNNNNNNNNNNNNNNNNNNNNNNNNNNNNNNNNNNNNNNNNNNNNNNNNNNNNNNNNNNNNNNNNNNNNNNNNNgccaagaaacaaaagaaaaatagtgtaatagatgtaaaacaacttgctgtgaacgaatatgaaaaaaaacaaatgtgctCCCATGAAAGGCGGGGTGAGGAGAGGACTCCGAGGCCTCTCCCCACCCaccccgttcgcgagcgcgcgtttttttcttcatattcgttcccagcaaattgttttacacctattagaataattcatttttttatttcccaccgggtcaaaccctttagtttgaccAAAATTTTCTCCaaggtggggagaggagtttcggaaaattcacacgagtcggctttgtttcctgataattttcagataaatgaatattgtttatgaaattttctacaaataccctTCAAATTGTATAGATTTCGATTATATTGGAATCTGATACGGAAAAAGAATTGGTGggcacgcacataaatacaatggaaacttgaaatttctaacaaaaaattgtgatgtatgtgtacgtgcctaatatttcatttttcacgCTAAATTCCGATGTAATAGTAATCTACACCACccgaaaagtatttgtagaaaattttattataaaaaagcccatttttctgaaagttatggggAAACAAAGCCGACTCGGGTGAACTTTTGCGAAACTTCTCTCCCAACCactgaaaaaaagaaatcttttcaCAACATATTCTGCTATAAGAGTAATTTACACCATCTGAAGATTATTTGTAGAAAACCtcattgaaaaatatctattCTTCTGGAAGTTAGGAGGAAACAAATTCGCGGGGATGGGCGATAGTTGTATAGGTATGTTATAAGACGAAATAATAAAAGACGTACTGAAATTGATgaagatattgatagatagagcAGAACTTTTAGGCGAAGGAGGTAAAGGACAATTACTTCTTACAGAGTATCTCTAACACGTTAACCGTCACGGTCTTATACTGCAATTTACCGGTGACGCCACGTATTTCGCGTGTTATTGCTCTCAATGTTTAAGGTATTCTTTCGTTTTGAAGTGTAAATTTTTTAGCATTTTTACAACAGTTCGTAATTAAACTTTAATACTTAacactcatgtttttttttaaatatcctcgAAACTATgtcaaaaatacagaataaaatgttttctcaaattatgaaaaatgTACCACCGGTGGTTCATATGGTAATCGTGTGAAGTTTGCGATGAACCGTCGGTGGTACATGTGGCTGTTAACGTGTTAATGAACAATCTCTGAAGTTAATTACACGAGATAATTAGTTATTTATAACACacaatgtaaatacatgtaaagtaagaaaaaatatactTACAAAGTTTATAGTAGAGTGAGGTTGATATACTGGTGTGGGAAGAATTCACCTCTCATCATTAGAGAGTTCTATACAGGAATAATGCCACGCGCGattatttctttactcttttacttgtttcagtcttttgactgcggccatgctggagcaccgccattagtcgagcaaatcgaccccagggcttattcttttggaagcctagtacttattctatcggtctcttgccgaaccgctaagttacggggacgtaaactcaccagcatcggttgtcaagcgatgttgggggacaaacacagacataaacatacacacatacatacatagatatacatatatacgacgggcttctttcagtttccgtcttccaaatccactcacaaggctttggtcggcccgagactatagtagaagacacttgcccaaggtgccacgcagtgggaatgaatccgggaccatgtggctggtaagcaagctacttaccacacagccactcctgcgcctatttgtgtaaatattttttactaaaaATTCATTCATTCTAACAGTAGCACACCAAATGCAATTTCTTGTCGGTATAATTTGCCGaatccttttttaaaattcttttttattcaacTCTACATCCACTTACCTGTATTATATACGAGATCATCATTATTAGATGTGTCAGTGACAGGTATTTATAACAGTCCAAACAGTGAACAGAAAGTAacggtggtaaaaaaaaaaagacacatcgGAATTTTGgttttgaaacaaaaattacagGATAAAAAGTATTCCGTTTATTTAAACACCGGCGAGCTTTCgtattatgtacatatagtaGCGGAcaacaaagtgaaaaaaatacaCGCGCAAAAACTTTATACGATAAAC is a window encoding:
- the LOC106872828 gene encoding zinc finger protein 665, with product MEVKLNGKQVDSGSQTENTELAIETQKITRKKSYPCDVCGKVFIARKNLIQHKLIHSMSKQYHCEVCSKWFSTSSLLSQHIRIHTGERPYHCDTCGKTFSQKGHLSEHKRIHTGEKPYRCDICGETFSRSSHLCRHKRIHTGEKPYRCNFCDKAFSQSGQLSEHRRVHTGEKPYRCDICGKTFSQNSNLSSHKHIHTNEKNSCDTCGKTFSSPGNLSAHKRIHTGEKPYLCDICHKTFSASGQLSRHRRIHTGEKPFHCDICGKKFSQSGHLSSHKHFHTGEKPHHCDICDKTFSQSGHLFQHKRIHTGEKPYHCDVCGKSFTENGHLLTHKRIHTGEKPYCCDVCGKKFSTSSYVSQHMRIHTGEKPFHCDICGKAFSQSSSLSSHKYIHTRKKPFHCDICDETFSQSNSLSAHKVFHTRGKPYHCEICGKTFASKSNLSSHKRIHTGEKPYHCEICGKAFSGIGDLSRHKRIHTGEKPFHCDICGKTFSQSGTLFRHKHIHITEKLF